Within the Pseudobythopirellula maris genome, the region TTCAACATATCAACCCCGCCTCCAACCCCGACGATATGAGCGGATAATCGGCGTCGCTCCGGCCCTAGGTCAGCGTGCAGAACGAGGCTCTCCGGGCGGATTATCCATCCCGAGGAGTGCGTTCAAAGGTTAGAATAACGGGGCTTCTCCCGATTCACGCTGGATCAGCGGTCCGCTGCTCCGCGTTTTGACTGGCGTCTCGATTCTCTCCTCATCCCTTTTCGACACCGCATTGGAATCGCCGATGTGCCGCTCTGGTTCTGCTGTGCTCTTCGCAGCCACGATCGCTTGCAGCGTTCTTTGCTTCGGCCTGCTCAAGGCTAACGCCCAGACGCCGTTTTTCCCGGGCGCCGAAGGCTTCGGCGGCACGTTTCTCGGCTCGGCCCCTGCGGGAGGCTGGTTCGCGAACGCCGAAGTTTACCACGTGACGAACCTCAACGAGGACGGGCCGGGGTCGTTCCGCAACGCGTTCGACGAGGACACCGCGAACAAGATTATCGTGTTCGACGTCGGCGGCGTGATCCGCCTCGACGGATCGGGCGTCGATAACATCGACATCAAGAACCTCAAGAACTACTACATCGCCGGCCAAACGGCCCCAAGCCCGGTGACTATTTACGGCGACATGACGCAGATCACGCACAGCCCGAACAAGGTGAACGAGAACATCATCCTCCGCTACATGACGTTCCGCAAAGGGGTGAGCGACAACGACGACACGATCACCTTCGCCGGCGGAAACGACAACGGCGTCGCCACCAACATGATCCTGGACCACGTCACGAGCACGTGGGCCGAGGACGAGAACACGTCGGTGGCCAATTACAACACGAACATCACCGTGCAGAACTCGCTGATCGCCGACGCGCTCGACGGCGGCAGCGACCACGCCTACGGCTCGCTGATCCGGCCGCGGACCGACTCGCAGGTGTCGTTCCACCACAACCTGTACGCGAACAACAAGAGCCGCCAGCCGCGGCTGGGCAACTACAACGACTCGCTGCTCACGGCCGACCTGCGGAACAACGTGGTCTACAACTTCAGCGACCGGGCGGCCTACGCCGGCGGCTCGAGCGGCAGCGTGCCGGAGAGCGTCGACCTGAACTTCGTCGGAAACTACACCGTGGCGGGCCCGACGACGCCTTCGAGCAACGCCCCGCGTACCGTGCAGATCGACAACAACGCCGTGGTCGAGGCCTACCAGGCGGGCAACTACGTCGATTCGGACAAGGTGCGAGGCATCGACGGCAAGCCGAACGGCGCCGACACGGGCTGGAGCCAGTTCTACGTGATCCCCAGCAAAACGGGGCAACTCACCCAACGCTCCACGCCGTTCGCCACGCCCAACGTCACGACCATGAACGCGCCGGACGCTTACGACTACGTCGTGAGCCACGCCGGCAACTGGTGGTGGGACCGCGAGGCGATCGACGCGCGGATCGTCGGCAACGTCACGGGCGCCACCAACCCGCCCGACGGCGTGTCGCCGCTGACGCCCAACGCGGCCGAGCTGGCAGCCCTGCTGGCGACGCCGATGACCACGCACGCCGCCGGCTACGACACCGACGGCGACGGCATGTCGACCGTTTGGGAGCTAGCCCACGGCCTCGACCCCACGAACCCCAACGACTGGAACGGCGACTTCGACAACGACGGCTACATCGACCTCGTCGAGTTCATCAACGAGAAGGGCGAGTTCCCGGCGCCCGCGCCGATTGTCTTCCAAGGCGGCGGCTTCCCAGGCAGCGGTAACGTCCGCTACGCGGAGTTTGGCAACTGGCGCACCGATGATAGCGCGGCGACCGGCGGCACGGGCGGCACGGCGTGGCAGCCTTCGCGGTTCGACGAGGTGCGTATCCCATCCGGTTCTAGGGCTGCTATCGATGCAGCCGGACAACACGCCGGCAACCTCACACTCCAGCACGCCTTCCTGGACGTGGATGATGGTTGGCTTGCCGTTGAGGGCGAATTGGCTTTCAACGGAAACAGTGGCGTGATGATTAACGGAGGCCAGCTGCTCGCAAATCGCATTTCAAGCATCGGCACACGAGCCTTGGCCCTGAGGGGCGGTACGTTGCGAGCTAACGAGATCGCTTTTGGCGTCACCAATAGCGGATCGACCCTAGCTCCGGGGCTCAGCCTCTTCGGCGGCATCGGCACAACCACCATTGACGGCTACCTGGAACTCGAGAGCGGGGCCATCGAAGTCGAAATCGCCGACGCGGAGACCTCCGATACCCTGGTGATCGATGGCCTGGTGACGCTCGGCGGCGCCTTGGACGTGCTGTTCCTCGACCTCTACGACCCGGGCGCCGGCAGCTGGGACATCATGACCGCCACCGAGGGCTTCAGCGGGGCGTTCGACACGCTGCCATCGGGCTTCGCCACGGGCATCGTCGGCTCGACGCTCACACTCTACTACAACACCGCCGTGCCGCTCGCCGGCGACTACAACGGCAACGGCGTGGTCGACGCCGCCGACTTCACGGTCTGGCGAGACGGCTTCGAGAACGGCGAGTACACGATGGCCCACTACGACACGTGGGTCGCGAACTTCGGCATGACCGCCGAACCGCCGGTCGATACGCAGAGCGTGCCGGAGCCCGCGGCTTTGGCGATGCTGGGGCTGCTTGCCTTGGGCCTCACGATCCGCCGCGGTCGACCGTGACTACGCGCAGGTCACAGACGTTCGTGCCCGTGGGCCCGGTGAGCAGCAGGCCGTCGGCCGCTTCGAAGAAGCGGTAGGCGTCGTTCCTGCGGAGCGCGTCTTCGAGGTCGAGGCCCGCGGACTCGGCGCGGGCAGCGACCGCCGTGTCGATGACCGCGCCGGCGGCGTCGGTGGGGCCGTCCTCGCCGTCGGTGCCGCCCGACAGCAGGCAGACGCCCGCCAGGTCGCCCCGGTCGCGGCGACGCATTTCCTGCAATGCGGCGAGCGTGAGCTGTTGGTTGCGGCCCCCCAGGCCGCGGATCGCGGCGTCGGCGAGCGTAACGGTCGGCTCGCCGCCGGTGATCAGGCAGTCGGGCGCCACGGAGGTGGGGGGCTCGTCGCGCATCCGCAGGGCCTCTTCGGCGAGGCCGCGGCCGATCTCCTCGGCGGGGCCCTCCGACGCGCGGCTGGAGGTCATCGCATGGTTGTAGCCCAATCGCTCGGCCTCGATGCCGGCGGCGTCGACCGCGGTGGCGTTGTTGCCAATCACCACGGTGCGCGTTTCGTGGCGGGGGGGGATCGGCCTCGCGTCGGCGTGATTGCGTAGGTGAGCGACGATCGGCGCCGCCGCCGGGTCTCTTTCGACCCCCAACTCGGCGAGCACCCTTAGGGCGTCGTCACGGGTCTGCGGGTTGGGAACGGTGGGGCCGCTGGCGATCATGTCCAAGGGATCGCCCAGCACGTCGCTCAGCACGAGCGACACCATGCGGCCCGCGCGGCAGGCGCGCAGCAGGCCGCCCCCTTTCACCTGGCTGATCTGCTTGCGGACGGTGTTGAGCTGCTCGATCGTGGCGCCGGCGCCGGAGAGCAACCGTGTGACCGCCGCCTTCTGGTCGAGCGTCACCCCATCCGCCGGCGCGCAGAGCAGCGCCGAACCGCCCCCCGAGAGCAGGACAAGACAGAGGTCGTCGGCCGTCGCCGAGCCGAGGAGCTTGAGGATCCTCTGCGTGGCGGCCACTCCCTCGGGGCGGGGCTCGTTGACGCCCGCCGGTCGGCCCGCGACGAGCTCGATCGCCCGCGTCGGCCCGAGGCAGTCGGCCGGAACGCTCACCAAACCCGCGAGCCGCTTGTCGGTGAGCACGGCTTCGCCGAGGGCGGCCTCGAGGCCGCGGGCCATGCCGGCCCCCGCTTTACCGGCGCCCACCACGAAGAGACGCCGCACCGTGTGGAGGTCGACCTCGACGAGGTCGGCGCCGCCGTTGTCCACGAGCAGCCAGTTGCCGTCGACCCGCACGCTGGCGGGCAGCAGGGTCTCGGGCCGCACCGCCTCGACCCCGGCGCGCCAGATGCGCTCGGCGTCGTCACGCAGGTTTCGAGAACGGGACATTTTCGTCTCAGTGACCGGTGGGGGGCCCATGCCGCGGCGGCTCGTGCCTCGTCGGCCCGTGTCGCGATGGCTTAGGCGGGAAGAGGCGATAAATGTCGATCACCAACAGCGTCAGCCCGATGGCGATGACGGCCAGCCCCCAACCGCCGACTGTCGTGCGGATTCTGCCGCCCGGCATCGAGTTGACGTAGGCGCCCGTCGCCATCAGCAGGGCGCCGGAGAACACGACCAAGCTGCAAGCGATGGATCGCACGGCGGGTGCTCCTTGCGGTGTCAGTTCTTGCGGCCGAGATAGTCGCGTTCGAGCTGGGTGATCTTCTCGACGCGGCGGGCGTGGCGGGCGCCCTCGAACTCCGTGTTGACCCAGACCTCGACCATCCGCTCGACCACGCGCGGGCTGAGCAAGTCGGCCGACAGGCAGAGGACGTTCAGGTTGTTGTGGCGGCGGCTGATCTCGGCCGTCACCTCGTCGGTGCACGGCGCGGCGCGGACGCCGCAGAATTTGTTGGCGGCCACCGCCATGCCGATCCCCGTGCCGCAGATCAGGATGCCGCGATCGACCTCGCCCTTGCTGACCTTGCCGGCGACGATGGCGGCGAAGTCGGGGTAGTCGACGCTCTCGGAGCCGCACGAGCCCTCGTCGATCGCCTCGTGCCCGAGCGACTCGAGCACGTTGATCACTTTGTTGCGTAGATCGAGACCCCGGTGGTCGCTGGCGACGGCGATGCGCATGACGTTTTTGTTCTCTTGCTATCTGCGGCCCGACCGACGCGAGTGCGTAGGTTGGGCCTTGTGGTTCGATCCGTCCGCCCGCGAAGCTGATTCTCAGCCCCGCGGTGATAGGCGCCACGGCCGTGTGGCGTCGCGACTAACAGTCCGGGCCCGCTCTCAATCCGGGCCTTCTGTGGCATCCGTGCGGATCTCTTTCAGGATGGCGTCGAGGTGGTGGTCGATCCCCTGCTCGAGCTGCTCCGCGCACTGCCGGTAAACCTCGATCGATCCGCCGATCGGGTCGGGCACGTCGCGGCCGCCCGGCATCATCATTTTGACGCGTGGGGCGGCCTCGGGCCAGTGCCCCAGGATCGCGTCGCGGTGGGCGCGGGTCATCGTGAGCAGCAGATCGGCCTGCCGGATAAGGTGGTCGCTGAGCATCTGCGAGGAATGTGCCGCGAGTGAGATGCCGCGTTCCTCGAGCAGGGCCAGGGTCTCGGCCGCCGCCCGCCCGCCGTTGCTGGCCGACAGGCCGGCCGACGCCACGAGCAGGCCGCGCGATTCGAGTTCGTCGTCCGTTACCTTGAGCCGCTCGGCGAGTTTGCGTCGCATGAGCCCCTCGGCCATCGGGCTGCGGCAGGTGTTGCCCGTGCAAACCATCACCACCAAGTAACTGGACAAGCGTTCGATGGTTGGTTTCCCCACGACTCCCTCCCGGAGCATCTCGAAACGGTCGGGCCACACGCGAACGACCGACGAGGCCTGTCCGTAGCGGGCCGGTCCGTCGTCCAGCACCAGGCCGAGGCTATCGCCCAAGGCGTCGACGCAGCCCTTCGCGTCGGTCGCCTCGGGGTCGCCGCTGGCGTTCGCGCTGGTCAGCACCAGCGGTCCGGCGTGCATGCGCAACACGTCTTGCAGCACCCGGTTGGCGGGCGCCCGGAAGCCGACCGTTCCGTTCGGGCAAACGTGCTGACGGATGCCGTCGCAGAGCTTGCCGGTGAGGCCCCCCTCGTGGTCGCTGCCGACCACCAGAGTTACCGGCCCCGGCCAGCAGCGCCGGGCAAGCCGGCGGGCGAGCGGGCCCCACTGCGGGGCGTAGTCCTCGGCGTCGTCGGCGCCTTTGACGGCCAACGCAAACGGGGCCGAAGCCGCCCTGCCCTTCGCCTCGGCGAGCCGGGCGACGGCGTCGGGTCGGTCGGCGCTAGCCGCGATGCCGTAAACGGTCTCGGTCGGGACACCGACCAGTTGGCCTTCTGCCAACGCCTGCACGGTGCGATGCACAACGTCGCGTAGGTCGTCCGCTTGGGCGACGTTGATAACGCGTGGCGGCATAATGGGGGTGGTTCGGGAGCAAACGGAACGAAATGCGTGCGTCCATCGCACGGACGGTTCTGCCCCACAGGCGTCGGTCGCCGTGATCGGGACAGCCCTGAACTATAACGGCCGCTTGTCGAGTCGGTCAACCAGTTGCGAGCGGTCTCCGCATGACCTAAGCCCAATGCGGCAAGCCCTTTAGGTCGAGCGGCGAGTCTCGCTGAATCAATTCTACCTGCCGCCCTCTGATGCGACTTGAACGTCTCGGTCGTCAATAGCGATCGCGTCGCTCGAGGAGGCCCAAGACGCACAGACAGGATCTCACACGACAAGGCGTTAGCGCCGCGGGCCATGAAGCCCCAGAGGCGCCCATATCTCCACAGAAACGATCACTAGGCTAAATGAACGCCGCGGTGTTGTTGCTTCACGAGGCTCGGTCCGCCAGAATCTAGAGTCGAGGCGCGTCCTTTTCTTACGCTACGGAACATCCCCACGCATGAACGCTAGCGAGTCGCTTAGCAACGACGGCGCCGAGTCTCCTCGGGGGGCCGTGTCGCGTCGTCGTTTCTTGCAGGGGGCGGCCGCCTGTGGGCTGCTTGCCCCGTTGGCTAGCGCGACGGGCTGCGAGCCGGCGGGACCCGGGTTCGGTCGGCTCGACAAGGTGTGGGGCCGCCACGGCGTGGTCGGCGGTCGCATGCACAAGGCGCGGGCCATGGCGATCGACGCCGACCAGCGCCTTTACTTGGTCGACTTCACCGCTCGCATCTTGGTTTACGACCTCGACGGCAACTACCTGCACGGCTGGAGCACGCCCGTGTGCGACAACGGCCGACCGACCGGCCTGACGTACGACCCGGCGTCGAACCGCCTGCTGGTGGCCGACACGCACTACTACCGCATCCTGGAGTACGAGCTCGACGGCTCGCTGGTCTCGGCGGCGACCACCGGGGGCACGAACGGCGTGGCGCCGGGTGAGTTTGGGTTCGTCACCGACGCGGTGCGCGACTCTCAGGGTTGTCTCTACGTCTGCGAGTACGGCGACAACGACCGCGTGCAGAAGTTTTCGCCCGATGGCGAGTTCCTCGCCCAGTGGGGCTCGCACGGCACGGGCCCCGACCAATTCAAGCGGCCGCAGAACCTGCTCGTCGACAGCGACGACCGCTTGTGGGTCTGCGACGCCTGCAACCACCGCATCAAAGTGTTCGACCCGGACGGCAAACTTGTGGCGATGTGGGGAGAAGAGGGCTCGGCGCCGGGGCAAATGTATTACCCTTACGACATCGTGATGGACCCGGCGGGCGACCTCTACATCGTCGAGTACGGGAACCACCGCGTGCAGAAGTTTACACAAGGGGGCGAGTCGCTCGGCGTGTGGGGCGGACAGGGCCGCGACGAGGGGCAGCTGTGGGACCCCTGGGCCTTGGCGCTCGACTCGCACAACCGGCTGCACGTGTTGGACACCCACAACAACCGGGTGCAGCGAGTGGTTGTTTGATTGTGAATCGATAGGAGCGAAGCGACGCGCGTAATTCCTCTCCCCCGCTGGGGGAGGGAGTAACATCCCCTAGACCCCAACACCTTCCCGCCGCTTGTTCACCCACTCGCTAGCCTTCGACAGCCCCTGGTACTTGGCGCTCCTCGCCTTGCTGCCGATCATCTGGGTGCTCAGCCGCCGCTCGCTCGCCGGGCTGGGGCGGTTGCGGCGGCTCGTAGCGATCGCGTTCCGCTCGCTGGTTTTCACGGCGATCGTGCTCGCACTGGCCGACGCCCAGCTGCGCAAGCAAAGCGACCGACTCACGGTCATCTACCTGCTCGACCAGTCGCAGAGCATCCCCGAGGCGCAACGCGAGGCGATGACCTCGTTCGTCAACGCCTCGGTCCGCGAGCACCGCCGCAACGACCTGGACGACCGCGCGGGGGTGATCGTCTTCGGCCGCGAGCCGGAGGTCGAGCTGCCGCCCGTCGACTTTTTCTACGAGCTGCCGCGGATCGAGAGCCTGGTCGACCGCCAGCACACGAACCTCGAGCAGGCGCTCGGGCGGGCGATGAGCCTGTTCCCTCCCGACGCGGCTAAGCGGATCGTCATCGTCACCGACGGCAACGAGAACAGCGGCGACGCCCTGCGCCAGGCCCGGGCGATGGCCGCCGCGGGGGTGAGCATCGACGTGCTGCCCGTGCCGCTGGGCCAGCGCAGCGAGGTGGCCGTCGACAAGCTCACCCTGCCGGCCGACGTACGCCGCGACCAGCCGTTCGAGCTCCGCGCGGTCGTCGAGCTCGAGGCCACGCCCGGCGCCACCGAGACCGGCCGGCTCCGCGTGGTGCGCAAGAGCGGCGACCGCGAGACCGTGCTCTCCGAGAGCCCCGTCACGCTCGAGCCCGGCAAGAACGTCTTCTCGATCCGCGAGTCGATCCAGGAGGCCGACTTCTACACGTACGAGGCCCGCTTCGTGCCGGACGACCCGGCGACCGACGCCTCGACCCAGAACAACCTGGCCACGGCGTTCACCCACGTCCGCGGCAAGGGCCACGTGCTGCTGATCGAGGACTGGGAGCACCCCGGCGAGTTCGACACGATGGTCGACGCCCTGCGGGCCGAGGGGCTCGAGGTCACCACGATGCGCAGCGACCGCCTGTTCGGCTCGCTCGCCGAGCTGCAACGCTACGACACCGTGGTGCTGGCCAACACGCCGCGCAGCAGCGGCTTCGGCGGCGGCTCGGGCACGGTCACCACCGACTCGATCAGCGCCTTCAGCGACGACCAGATCGGCATGCTGGTGCGCAACACCGAGGAGCTCGGTTGCGGGCTGGTGATGATCGGCGGCGACCGCAGCTTCGGCGCCGGCGGCTGGGACGACACCAAGATCGAAGAGGCGATGCCGCTCGACTTCGAGATCAAGGCCGCCAAGGTCACCCCCGTCGGCGCGCTCGGCATGATCATGCACGCCAGCGAGATCGCCCGCGGCAATTACTGGCAAAAGCGCATCGCCATCGAGGCGGTCGACGCCCTGGGCGAACGCGACTACGCCGGCCTGTTGCAGTGGAACGGCTCGGACCAGTGGCTGTGGGGCCAGTCGCAGGGGGGCATGATTACGGTCGGCGCCAACCGCAACCAGATGAAGGCCCGCATCGACCGGCTCACCGTGGGCGACATGCCGCAGTTCGACCCCGCGATGAAACTCGCCGCCGCCTCGTTCGCCGGGCTCACCAACCCCGTGCCGGCGATCAAGCACATGATCATCATCTCCGACGGCGACCCCTCGCCGCCCTCGGCCGCGGTGATGAAGTCGTTCATCGACCAGAAGGTCAAGATCACCACGGTGGCCGTGGGGGCCCACGGCCCGCCGGGCCACGCCACGATGCAGAAGATCGCCACCTCCACGGGCGGCAAGTACTACGTGGTGCGCAACGCGAACGCCCTGCCCCGCATCTACCAGCGCGAGGCGCGGCGTGTGTCGCGTCCGCTGGTGCGCGAGCTCAAGCCCCCCGTCGCCCCGCGGCTGATCACAAGGCACGAGATCCTCGGCGGCCTGGAGAGCGACTTCCCGCCGCTCGCCGGGTACGTGCAGACCACGGTGAAAGACAGCTCGCTCGTGGAGGTGGTGCTCCGCTCGCCCATCCCGGCCGACGGCGACAGCTCGACCATCCTGGCCACCTGGAACTACGGCCTCGGCAAGACCGCCGCCTTCACCTCCGACGCCGGCGCCCGCTGGGCCGACCAATGGACCGGCTGGAGCGAGTACAACCGCTTCTACAGCCAGCTGATCCGCTGGTCGATGCGCCCCACCGGCGACACCGGCAACTTCACCGTGGCGACCGACATAAAAGACGGCAAGGCGCGCGTGGTGATCGACGCCCTCGACAAGAACGACCAGTTCCTCGAACTCCCCACGATCGGCGGCGCCGCCGTGGCGCCGGGGCTCGACTCGCTGCCGATCGTCTTCCGGCAGATCGCCCCGGGCCGCTACGTCGGCGAGTTCGAGGCCGAGGACCCCGGCAGCTACATGGTCGTGATCAATCCCGGCTCGCAGCAGCCGATGATCCGCACGGGGCTCAACGTCGGCTACTCCGACGAGTTCCGCGACCGCGAGACGAACCGCTCGCTGCTCAGCTCGATCGCCTCGCTGAGCGCCGAGGGGGGCGAGGCGGGCAAGATGATCGACGAGGAGGCTGGCGTCGCCTTCACCGGCGCCGACTCGGCCGAGCCGCTCTCGGCGGTCGACCCGTACCGCCGCGACCTGCCGCCGGCCGTCTCGACGCAGCCGATCTGGCCGCTGCTGATCTTGCTGGGCAGCTGCGTCTTCTTGGCCGACGTGTTCGTCCGCCGCGTGCAGGTGAACCTCGACTGGGTCCCCCCGCTGTGGGCCCGCCTCCGCGGCCGCACGGAAGTGATAGAGCCAGAGACGATGTCCCGCCTCCGCAGCCGCAAGCAACAAATCAGCGACGAGCTCGGCGACCGCCGCGCCCAAACGCGCTTCGAGGTCGACGAAGACGCCCCGGCCGCCGGCGCCTCGCCGCTGGCCGACCTGGAGCGTCCCGCGGGCGAGAGACGCCCCACGCCAACCACCGACAAGGAATCGCTCGCCTCGGAAGAGAAAGCCCAAGAAGAGGGCTACACCTCACGCCTGCTCAAAGCCAAACGCGACGCGCTGAAGAAGAAAGACGACAACCAATAAAGCCGACCGCCCCCCAGCCCCTAGTTCCTAGCCCCTAGTTCCTAACCCTAACCCCACCCCGCAATGTCCATCGCCACGAGCATCGAAGAGCGCGCCGCCCGGTTCGCCGAGCGTTACAAGGCCGTCTACAAAGAGATCAGCAACGTGATGGTCGGCCACTCCGACATCCTGCACGGCGTGCTCACGAGCATGTTCTGCGGCGGCCATTGCCTGCTCGAAGGCGCGCCGGGGCTCGGCAAGACGCTGCTGGTCCGCACGCTGAGCGAGGTGCTCGACCTCGACTTCTCGCGCATCCAGTTCACGCCCGACCTAATGCCGGCCGACATCTTGGGCACCAACCTCATCGTCGAAGACCCCGACGGCCGCCGGCAGTTCGAGTTCCAGAAGGGGCCGATCTTCACGCAGATCTTGCTCGCCGACGAGATCAACCGCGCCACGCCCAAGACCCAGTCGGCCATGCTCGAGACGATGCAGGAGAAGCACGTCACCGCGGCCGGCACCACGTACAAGATGAAGCCGCCGTTCTTCGTCATGGCGACCCAGAACCCGATCGAGCAGGAGGGCACCTACCCGCTGCCCGAGGCGCAGCTCGACCGCTTCTTCTTCAAGCTCGAGGTAGAGTACTCCGGCCGTGAGGACCTCAACACGATCCTCGACCGCACGACCCGCGGTGAGATCGTCACGCCCAGCAAGGTGATGGACGGCGAGGAGATCCTCGAGCACCAGCGGCTCATCCGCGAGGTGGTCCTGGCGCCGCACGTCCGCGACTACATCGCCCGGCTGATCCTCGCCACCCACCCCGGCGGCCCGCTCGCCGCCCCGGCGGCGAACGACAGCCTGGCGTGGGGCGCCAGCCCCCGCGGCGCCCAGACCGTGGCGCTCGCCGCCAAGGTCCGCGCCCTGTTGGCCGGCCGCTACAACGTGAGCTTCGACGACATCCGCCGCGTCTACCTACCGGCGATGCGCCACCGCGTG harbors:
- a CDS encoding AAA family ATPase — translated: MSIATSIEERAARFAERYKAVYKEISNVMVGHSDILHGVLTSMFCGGHCLLEGAPGLGKTLLVRTLSEVLDLDFSRIQFTPDLMPADILGTNLIVEDPDGRRQFEFQKGPIFTQILLADEINRATPKTQSAMLETMQEKHVTAAGTTYKMKPPFFVMATQNPIEQEGTYPLPEAQLDRFFFKLEVEYSGREDLNTILDRTTRGEIVTPSKVMDGEEILEHQRLIREVVLAPHVRDYIARLILATHPGGPLAAPAANDSLAWGASPRGAQTVALAAKVRALLAGRYNVSFDDIRRVYLPAMRHRVILNFEAEAESVRPDTVLTEILRHVPEKGDGVEAA